One Aspergillus oryzae RIB40 DNA, chromosome 2 genomic window carries:
- the dbp8 gene encoding ATP-dependent RNA helicase DBP8 (ATP-dependent RNA helicase) → MDYAICPRTKLNGFRTTLNVSPWLVGSLTTMAVRKPTAIQKACIPEILKGRDCIGGSRTGSGKTIAFAVPILQKWAQDPFGIFAVVLTPTRELALQIYEQIKAISAPQSMKPLLITGGTDMRSQALALSQRPHVVIATPGRLADHINTSGEDTVCGLKRVRMVVLDEADRLLAPGPGSMLPDVETCLSALPPSSERQTLLFTATLTPEVRALKSMPRAENKPPVFVTEISTENNGAIPPTLKQTYLKVPMTHREAFLHVLLSTERNSTKPAIIFCNHTKTADLLERMLRRLSHRVTSLHSLLPQSERNSNLARFRASAARILVATDVASRGLDIPSVSLVINFDVPRNPDDYVHRVGRTARAGRHGEAVTLVGQRDVQLVLAIEERVERRMEEWSEEGVSIEGRVVRGGVLKEVGEAKREASGEIEEGRDVLGRKRNKLKKVR, encoded by the exons CACTCAATGTTTCGCCCTGGTTGGTGGGCTCTTTGACGACTATGGCGGTTAGAAAGCCTACGGCCATTCAAAAAGCTTGTATACCGGAGATTTTGAAGGGAAGAGATTGCATTGGAGGTAGCCGGACAGGTTCAGGAAAGACAATTGCCTTTGCGGTTCCTATCTTGCAGAAATGGGCGCAAGATCCGTTTGGTATTTTCGCGGTTGTGTTAACTCCCACAAG AGAACTTGCGTTACAGATCTACGAACAAATTAAGGCGATCTCGGCACCACAGAGCATGAAGCCACTTCTCATCACCGGAGGAACAGATATGCGCTCCCAAGCACTCGCTCTCTCACAGCGGCCCCATGTTGTGATTGCGACTCCCGGCCGACTCGCAGACCACATCAATACATCTGGTGAAGATACGGTGTGTGGACTGAAGCGCGTCCGCATGGTCGTTCTTGATGAAGCCGATCGACTTCTGGCTCCTGGTCCGGGAAGCATGCTTCCTGATGTAGAAACCTGTCTATCTGCCCTCCCACCGTCCAGCGAACGCCAAACGCTCCTGTTCACCGCAACATTGACCCCCGAAGTGCGCGCACTCAAGTCCATGCCTCGCGCTGAGAACAAACCGCCGGTCTTTGTTACGGAGATTTCGACCGAGAATAACGGCGCAATCCCTCCAACCCTCAAACAAACCTACCTCAAGGTCCCCATGACGCACCGCGAGGCCTTCTTACACGTGCTCTTGTCTACGGAAAGGAACTCCACTAAGCCGGCTATTATCTTCTGCAACCACACTAAGACCGCCGATCTCCTGGAACGAATGCTCCGCCGTCTTTCCCATCGAGTCACCTCACTCCACAGTCTTCTACCCCAGTCCGAACGTAACTCTAACCTAGCGCGTTTCCGTGCTTCCGCTGCCCGGATCCTGGTAGCGACCGACGTCGCGTCTCGTGGTCTGGATATCCCGTCGGTCAGTCTGGTGATCAACTTTGATGTACCGCGCAATCCGGACGACTATGTCCACCGTGTCGGTCGTACCGCCCGTGCGGGACGCCATGGTGAAGCGGTTACCCTAGTTGGACAACGAGATGTGCAACTGGTGCTAGCGATTGAGGAGCGAGTGGAACGGCGGATGGAGGAATGGAGTGAGGAGGGTGTCAGCATTGAAGGACGGGTGGTGCGCGGCGGCGTGCTcaaggaagttggagaggcTAAACGAGAAGCCTCTGGAGAGATCGAGGAGGGTCGCGACGTGTTAGGGCGGAAGCGGAataagctgaagaaggtccGGTAG
- a CDS encoding uncharacterized protein (predicted protein): MSDADGQILSFPLHRCPINKPPSSFLLVYLLVISLSIVNFLYVTLSAGSLANFWPYSHVPTNSLAARFLRLKLSITPPEKILNNFFFGFYFSGGYYQPLRVLLWTRAEKKEKREKKKKKKKKKENPMVSMVDTSNPNPNDTAMDTVVPKTEPAVLEGSISSAVSTPEAEGEILTQDVAQTQKRKGGRKPIYATSEERKQRNRQAQAAFRERRTEYIRQLESTIKRNEESLQTLQQNHRTAADECLMLRYKNSLLERILLEKGIDVQAELRLKAGAPGPKPNPMAGKPPSTLERAALNRNSAQRHPPGIAPKGEPFGMPQPRDGAYGIPSPQFQATPQSHVSSPSHAKSPGFAFQGAMSPAGVDPQQAAQHSRLSHSRNLSQTSPPMSVAQSDTTDPKSALSGGAGPRGPRVASAYYPSPFQKHYDQLEQEYDAQADLIDEEHESSVGASPYVSGFNNAASVPGSHSMGHHSLPQFNPHSGEGSNGAYNNTNQLLGNYEPMLDADPFGLSASMHFQTPFSYEQNNTRH; this comes from the exons atgtcaGACGCTGACGGGCAAAtt ttgtcttttcccctccatcgGTGTCCAATCAATAAA cccccttcctccttcttaCTTGTCTACCTTCTGGTTATCTCTTTATCCATCGTCAATTTCCTTTATGTCACTCTTTCCGCTGGCTCTCTTGCTAACTTCTGGCCTTATTCGCACGTCCCTACTAACTCCCTAGCCGCGCGTTTCTTGCGCTTGAAGTTATCAATCACCCCGCCGGAAAAAATCTTgaataattttttttttggattttatttttccgGCGGCTACTATCAACCTTTGAGGGTTTTGTTGTGGACaagggcagaaaaaaaggaaaagagggaaaaaaaaaaaaaaaaaaaaaaaaaaaaagag AATCCAATGGTCTCTATGGTTGATACCTCCAATCCCAACCCAAATGACACCGCCATGGATACGGTTGTCCCTAAAACTGAACCCGCTGTACTTGAGGGATCGATCAGTTCAGCGGTATCAACCCCCGAGGCTGAAGGCGAGATCTTAACGCAAGATGTGGCCCAGACGCAGAAACGAAAGGGTGGAAGAAAACCT ATCTATGCGACCTCTGAGGAACGGAAGCAACGTAACCGTCAGGCCCAGGCTGCCTTCCGGGAACGTCGCACCGAGTACATCCGTCAGCTCGAGTCCACTATCAAGCGCAATGAAGAGTCCCTGCAGACCTTGCAGCAGAACCATCGCACCGCCGCCGATGAGTGTTTGATGTTGCGATATAAGAACTCCCTGTTGGAACGTATCTTACTTGAGAAAG GGATCGATGTTCAAGCAGAACTGCGCTTGAAGGCTGGCGCTCCGGGCCCGAAGCCCAACCCCATGGCGGGGAAACCCCCATCAACCTTGGAGCGCGCAGCCTTGAATCGAAATTCGGCCCAGAGGCATCCTCCTGGGATCGCACCCAAAGGAGAGCCGTTTGGAATGCCACAGCCTCGTGACGGAGCGTATGGTATCCCCTCTCCTCAGTTTCAGGCTACGCCTCAGTCCCACGTCTCCTCGCCGTCTCATGCCAAGTCGCCCGGGTTTGCTTTCCAAGGAGCCATGTCCCCGGCTGGAGTCGACCCTCAGCAGGCTGCACAACACTCACGCCTGTCTCACTCCAGGAACCTCAGTCAAACATCGCCTCCCATGAGCGTTGCCCAGTCCGATACCACTGACCCGAAGTCTGCTCTGTCGGGCGGTGCCGGCCCCAGAGGACCCCGTGTCGCTTCGGCATATTACCCATCGCCATTCCAAAAGCACTATGATCAGCTTG AACAAGAGTATGACGCTCAGGCCGATCTAATCGATGAGGAGCATGAGTCGTCCGTGGGCGCCTCGCCGTACGTGTCTGGCTTTAACAATGCCGCATCGGTTCCTGGCTCTCACTCCATGGGCCACCATAGTCTTCCACAATTCAATCCACATTCGGGGGAAGGATCCAATGGAGCATATAACAACACGAACCAGCTCTTGGGAAACTATGAGCCCATGCTCGATGCAGATCCCTTTGGCTTGAGTGCGAGCATGCACTTCCAGACCCCCTTCAGCTACGAACAGAATAATACTCGTCACTAA
- the stm1 gene encoding putative telomere and ribosome associated protein Stm1 (predicted protein), protein MADVRSKICFDLSCYDCQLRCQVITSSNVLARFAVAGNDPELDPSRPPAPPTKAIDKPAPRVGKRDAPKEAPSQPRAGQNSRRGNFSGNEAAFRDRNAGRNQNREKPTDEREGGARRGGRPRGDRQSRTGQTDTGKKVNQGWGGQSGEKELDDERAGEKIAQADENEPQTPAEEAEPAEKAKSYNDYLAEKAAAGDFSAKPVRAANEGTKADSKWANAKEFKREEDENYIKGSSEKAKREKARKEKNILEVDMRFVEAPRGNSGPRGRGGRGGRGARGGRGNGPRSERTERTAPVTVDEKNFPSLGGK, encoded by the exons ATGGCGGACGTCCGGTCCAAG ATTTGCTTTGATCTTTCATGCTACGATTGTCAACTCCGCTGTCAAGTCATTACATCATCTAACGTGCTTGCGCGATTCGCTGTTGCAGGCAATGATCCCGAGTTAGACCCCAGCAGACCCCCCGCTCCTCCCACAAAAGCTATCGACAAGCCCGCACCCCGTGTAGGCAAGCGTGACGCCCCCAAGGAGGCTCCCAGCCAGCCCCGTGCCGGCCAGAACTCTCGCCGTGGTAACTTCTCTGGCAATGAGGCCG CTTTCCGTGACCGCAACGCTGGCCGCAACCAGAACCGCGAGAAGCCCACCGATGAGAGGGAAGGTGGTGCCCGCCGTGGCGGACGTCCCCGTGGCGACCGTCAGTCCCGCACCGGCCAGAC CGACACTGGAAAGAAGGTGAACCAGGGCTGGGGTGGCCAGAGCGGCGAGAAGGAATTGGACGATGAGCGCGCCGGTGAGAAGATCGCCCAGGCCGACGAGAACGAGCCCCAGACTCCCGCCGAGGAGGCCGAGCCTGCTGAGAAGGCCAAGTCGTATAACGACTACCTCGCTGAGAAGGCCGCTGCCGGTGACTTCAGCGCCAAGCCCGTCCGTGCCGCCAACGAGGGCACCAAGGCTGACTCCAAGTGGGCCAACGCCAAGGAATTCAAGCGTGAGGAGGACGAGAACTACATCAAGGGTTCCTCTGAAAAGGCCAAGCGTGAGAAGGCTcgcaaggagaagaacaTCCTTGAGGTCGACATGCGCTTTGTTGAGGCCCCCCGTGGCAACAGCGGTCCTCGTGGCCGTGGCGGCCGTGGCGGACGTGGTGCCCGTGGTGGCCGTGGCAACGGTCCCCGTAGCGAGCGCACTGAGCGCACCGCTCCTGTCACcgtggacgagaagaactTCCCCAGCCTTGGCGGCAAATAA
- a CDS encoding uncharacterized protein (predicted protein) has protein sequence MNTLTPSTLYILLQSCSTPSTFHWSLYTTNTHGPLTRGTKHDLTDEKAPRRLWSYNRAPANLLELQSQPVIAAVKVDVIDDVEMLRGALEECLGNVPRTAYSSLFREEMSCRVWVKEALWGLDQGGFIDLGDRGNVSGIQGVEMEVVRAGLVAMWRGVFGVYELGEDGFVVREVG, from the coding sequence ATGAACACTCTAACCCCCTCAACCCTCTACATACTCCTCCAATCCTGCTCTACACCCTCCACATTCCATTGGTCCCTATACACAACCAACACCCACGGCCCCCTAACCCGGGGCACGAAACACGATCTCACAGACGAAAAAGCCCCCCGCCGACTCTGGTCCTACAACAGGGCGCCCGCCAATCTACTCGAGTTGCAATCGCAGCCGGTCATCGCGGCCGTCAAGGTGGACGTCATTGACGATGTGGAGATGCTGCGGGGCGCGCTGGAGGAGTGTCTGGGGAATGTGCCGCGGACGGCGTATTCGTCGCTGTTTCGGGAGGAGATGAGTTGTCGGGTTTGGGTGAAGGAGGCGCTGTGGGGATTGGATCAGGGCGGGTTTATTGATCTGGGGGATCGGGGGAATGTGTCTGGGATTCAGGGcgtggagatggaggtggTTAGGGCTGGGTTGGTGGCGATGTGGAGGGGTGTTTTTGGGGTTTATGAGTTGGGGGAAGACGGTTTTGTGGTCAGGGAGGTTGGGTAG
- a CDS encoding putative glutaminase (predicted protein): MRLSFTVLTAALQAAVSTASTLTPPVLPLIVRNPYLSTWFGNAREAPWSKWPMFYTGEEVGLSLMAHVPSTGTVYPLLGKPHESLPSDSDSPEVAFPVYLGANYDASTTNLTYRINSDTSASTPLNITVSFLSPITPTSTLRQSIPASYVTIHVHGDVAVNVYMDVNGRWVSGDAGSKITWQYDGFDAKGGKPTLQRWRFKRETELLLSEIRDRAEWGTLHFTGPANVQFQSGEALAVRRGFAAEGALRNENDGAFRAVGDREPVFAFSKSFIPSKKSGPASDSVTFTLALIQDPVVQYASSRGLTLMRPLWRSWFSNEEALLSFHYHDLANAGTLASDYSEQLAQDAYQSGAYDYVDIVALSARQVMGATTFAGTPENPILFLKEISSNGNFQTIDVIFPSFPFFLYTNPRWLAYLLEPLIEHMLSGQYPNKYAMHDLGTHFPNATGHPDGNDEYMPVEECGNILIMGLAVVNSLRYSADSTAASVWSTRGTAAQTSDKNSGYFPLDNLQALGGIDKQDGRWGGGAQGEHLAEKWVQRSYKLWTQWTSYLVEFSLEPANQLSTDDFAGWLALQTNLALKGIIGINAMSKLAEVAGHKANASYYKNIADTYIAKWEEFGMSRDGTHAKLAYDWYGSWTTIYNLYADAQLCFHLEGTDISPAHGSQKSLHSHSGKSGFVPHHIYQKQSIWYHYVRQKYGLPLDSRHLYTKTDWEFFSMAVASEDVRSEILESVARWVNETVTDLPFTDLHNTEGKGEFPGPNFFARPVIGGHFAFLALQRACEGRAMEGLAFLNGKPGFGDDSVASAETLSQWEAMAAKAAEKFKFDGYESERVEL, encoded by the exons ATGCGTTTATCCTTTACAGTACTGACAGCTGCCCTTCAGGCGGCAGTCAGTACGGCATCTACCTTGACTCCGCCCGTCCTCCCGCTGATTGTGCGGAATCCTTACCTCAGTACTTGGTTCGGCAATGCCCGTGAGGCGCCATGGTCCAAATGGCCCATGTTTTACACTGGAGAGGAGGTTGGCCTCTCCTTGATGGCACACGTTCCTAGTACGGGGACCGTGTATCCGTTGTTGGGCAAGCCCCATGAATCCCTGCCTTCCGATTCCGA TTCACCGGAAGTAGCGTTCCCAGTTTACCTTGGAGCCAACTACGATGCGTCTACCACTAACCTGACCTACCGCATCAACTCGGATACGTCGGCTTCTACTCCGCTGAACATCActgtttctttcttatctccTATTACGCCTACATCGACTCTGCGGCAGTCGATCCCGGCTTCATATGTGACCATCCACGTTCATGGTGATGTGGCTGTCAATGTTTATATGGATGTCAATGGACGATGGGTAAGCGGAGATGCGGGCAGCAAAATCACCTGGCAATACGATGGTTTCGATGCCAAAGGCGGCAAGCCTACTCTCCAGAGATGGCGATTCAAGAGGGAAACAGAGCTGCTGCTATCAGAGATCCGTGACCGGGCAGAATGGGGTACCCTTCACTTTACTGGTCCTGCT AACGTTCAATTTCAATCTGGAGAAGCCTTAGCTGTGCGGCGAGGATTTGCCGCCGAGGGAGCCTTGCGCAACGAGAATGATGGCGCTTTCCGTGCCGTCGGTGACCGAGAACCGGTCTTTGCATTCTCCAAGTCTTTCATCCCCTCGAAAAAGTCAGGCCCTGCTAGCGACAGCGTGACTTTCACCCTTGCCCTGATCCAAGATCCGGTCGTCCAATATGCCTCTTCACGCGGGCTCACCTTGATGCGGCCTCTCTGGAGGTCTTGGTTCTCCAACGAGGAGGCACTACTCAGCTTCCATTATCATGATCTGGCTAATGCGGGCACGTTGGCCTCCGACTATTCGGAACAACTAGCCCAGGATGCCTATCAATCGGGAGCTTATGACTATGTAGATATCGTAGCGCTCTCAGCCCGACAGGTCATGGGAGCAACCACCTTTGCTGGGACACCTGAAAACCCGATTCTCTTCCTGAAGGAGATTTCTTCCAACGGTAACTTCCAAACTATCGACGTTATCTTCCCTTcattcccattcttcctctacaCGAACCCACGATGGTTGGCCTATCTCCTCGAGCCACTGATTGAACATATGTTGAGTGGACAATATCCAAACAAGTACGCTATGCATGACCTGGGAACTCACTTCCCCAATGCCACTGGTCATCCAGACGGCAACGATGAGTACATGCCTGTAGAGGAGTGTGGCAACATTCTCATCATGGGTCTGGCTGTTGTGAATTCCTTGCGTTATTCTGCGGACTCGACGGCGGCTTCCGTTTGGTCTACTCGAGGCACAGCCGCTCAAACATCTGACAAGAACTCAGGCTATTTCCCTCTGGATAATCTTCAAGCCCTGGGGGGGATTGATAAGCAAGACGGAAGATGGGGCGGTGGTGCCCAAGGCGAGCACTTGGCAGAGAAATGGGTTCAACGCAGTTACAAACTCTGGACTCAATGGACCAGTTACTTGGTAGAATTCTCTCTGGAGCCTGCTAACCAAC TTTCCACGGACGATTTCGCTGGCTGGCTGGCTCTTCAGACGAACCTTGCCCTTAAGGGTATTATCGGTATCAATGCCATGAGCAAGCTAGCCGAAGTGGCTGGACACAAAGCGAATGCATCATATTATAAG AATATCGCCGATACCTACATCGCGAAGTGGGAAGAATTCGGCATGTCTCGAGACGGCACGCATGCTAAACTTGCCTATGACTGGTATGGATCTTGGACTACGATTTATAACTTGTATGCGGATGCCCAGCTTTGCTTCCACCTGGAGGGCACCGACATTTCCCCTGCACATGGCAGTCAAAAGTCACTCCACTCACACTCCGGGAAGAGTGGATTCGTCCCACATCACATCTACCAGAAGCAGTCCATCTGGTACCACTATGTACGGCAAAAGTACGGTCTTCCCTTGGACAGCCGCCATCTGTACACTAAGACAGACTGGGAGTTCTTCTCTATGGCTGTTGCCAGTGAGGACGTGCGTAGTGAGATCCTCGAGTCCGTCGCGAGATGGGTGAACGAAACGGTGACCGACTTGCCCTTCACTGATCTGCACAATACTGAAGGCAAGGGCGAGTTCCCAGGGCCCAACTTCTTTGCTCGACCGGTGATTGGGGGCCATTTTGCCTTTTTGGCTCTTCAGCGTGCCTGTGAAGGTCGGGCGATGGAGGGATTGGCCTTCCTTAACGGAAAGCCAGGCTTTGGAGATGACTCGGTAGCATCTGCTGAGACGCTCAGCCAGTGGGAGGCCATGGCAGCTAAAGCGGCGGAAAAGTTCAAGTTTGACGGGTATGAATCCGAGAGGGTAGAATTGTAA
- a CDS encoding uncharacterized protein (predicted protein) yields MYPTTLHPSPVKDGRRVLGEKTANACLSPARHRPDVSPSKRSLLEAPSPKKLLPSPLFAGQKRTIDQVNDDQVNNDNLQAQHGESRAETQAVHGVHDEALTHSTAHKNDWCG; encoded by the exons ATGTACCCGACTACACTTCACCCCAGCCCCGTCAAAGACGGAAGGCGCGTTCTCGGTGAAAAGACCGCCAACGCGTGTCTGTCACCCGCTCGCCATCGGCCCGATGTTTCGCCCAGCAAACGCTCGCTCCTCGAAGCACCTTCTCCAAAAAagcttcttccctctcctttATTTGCTGGCCAGAAACGCACAATTGATCAGGTGAACGACGATCAAGTGAATAATGACAACCTGCAGGCTCAACATGGCGAGTCTCGGGCGGAAACACAAGCAGTGCACGGCGTGCATGATGAAGCTCTCACACACTCTACAGCTCATAAAAATGACTGG TGTGGTTGA
- a CDS encoding uncharacterized protein (predicted protein) yields MRHVKDPQFDRRLSELEAHSRKFPRLSLPGTLTPSHQKEAVTPRRQDEDIVPSSTTPRALQPAVEFRPRTEPSSIPLGLSSPPLSAENDSSQDPMKTPTQSHRRTDTAESLVQLSSPPATVSRTGRDRMVGEVDGQEDDIEGNQSQKQAVTPSQRGDAVDGLLKLMNTADKREAANTWTG; encoded by the coding sequence ATGCGTCACGTTAAAGACCCTCAATTTGATCGCCGCCTGTCGGAATTAGAGGCCCACAGCCGCAAGTTCCCGCGTCTATCACTCCCCGGGACGCTCACGCCCAGCCACCAGAAGGAAGCGGTGACACCGCGACGACAAGACGAAGACATCGTACCCTCCTCTACCACACCGCGTGCTCTTCAACCTGCCGTAGAATTCAGGCCGAGGACCGAACCATCATCTATTCCTCTCGGACTATCATCGCCTCCCCTTTCGGCAGAGAACGATAGTTCCCAAGACCCTATGAAAACGCCTACACAAAGTCATCGCAGGACAGACACAGCAGAATCTTTGGTGCAGCTCAGCAGTCCTCCAGCTACCGTGTCCCGAACCGGTCGCGACAGAATGGTGGGAGAGGTCGACgggcaagaagatgacatCGAAGGAAACCAATCACAGAAACAGGCCGTCACACCATCTCAACGGGGAGATGCTGTTGACGGGCTTCTGAAGCTTATGAACACGGCGGATAAACGTGAAGCTGCAAATACTTGGACTGGCTGA
- a CDS encoding uncharacterized protein (predicted protein) — protein sequence MEFKVAAPLMCAGISIYGGIVRADVPKGGSVGIVGIGGLGHLGTQIAKCMGYKVAAIDVKQSALDAVASYEHYPDVLILATDTVEKSLGKIDGVTSSEYSGLDATVLATDHPAAFELAAALTRKHGTMVLLGQPEKGITMSYQTVIYKDIKLVGSLVADTAQAQELVELFHRNRLHVEITEWKMEEAEQMRQWYCSGASSGKNVIVMD from the exons ATGGAGTTCAAGGTTGCTGCGCCCTTGATGTGTGCTGGTATAAGTATCTATGGGGGGATTGTTCGAGCGGACGTCCCCAAGGGGGGGTCTGTTGGGATTGTCGGGATCGGTGGATTGGGCCATCTTGGGACGCAGATTGCTAAGTGCATG GGTTACAAGGTGGCGGCAATCGACGTGAAGCAGTCCGCTCTAGATGCAGTCGCATCTTATGAGCATTACCCCGATGTTTTGATCCTGGCTACGGATACAGTTGAGAAGTCCCTGGGAAAGATCGACGGGGTGACTTCATCCGAGTACTCGGGGCTGGATGCCACCGTGCTTGCGACGGATCATCCAGCTGCGTTCGAGCTGGCGGCGGCTCTGACCAGGAAACATGGGACTATGGTGCTTTTGGGTCAGCCTGAGAAGGGAATCACCATGTCTTATCAGACGGTCATCTATAAGGATATTAAGCTGGTTGGTTCATTGGTTGCTGATACTGCGCAGGCGCAGGAGCTGGTTGAGTTGTTCCATCGGAATAGGCTTCATGTTGAGATCACGGAgtggaagatggaggaagctgAGCAGATGAGGCAGTGGTATTGCTCGGGAGCATCCAGTGGGAAGAATGTCATAGTTATGGACTAG
- the pex19 gene encoding putative peroxisomal membrane protein receptor Pex19 (predicted protein), with product MSTPSALPVNAGDPQPNDSAPATTPAENVKTATTSATPAPETPAQSADKPQAQPQQPKQAIDDDDDDDESDLDELDDVLDDFNKPKPAPAPAPAPSASSQPAIAPEANDFDEETFMKLLEKDMANMMGHAAKESGTSDDKGFEDTINQGADAFTKQLEESGIPPGDFIKQLLADVMAEEEGGDATAKAAGAAPSTGSAGSSSGGAGARAPPPESFNDAIQQTMNRMKESGDKATAAASEDDPNDLMAQLMKAVALNVDGEEEDGGFMNLVSSLMEQLSNKEMLYEPMKELNGKFGPWLLENKGNKKFTDEEWERFEKQAAISSQIVAKFEEPGYTDEDPKCREYVWQKMQEMQAAGSPPEELVANPFGEENTGPGGMPDCPQQ from the exons ATGTCCACCCCATCGGCATTGCCCGTCAATGCGGGCGATCCCCAACCGAACGACTCTGCGCCCGCTACCACCCCAGCAGAAAATGTAAAGACGGCGACGACGAGCGCAACGCCTGCCCCAGAGACACCAGCGCAGTCTGCAGATAAGCCACAAGCGCAGCCCCAGCAACCGAAACAAGCaattgacgatgatgatgacgacgacgaatCGGACCTGGATGAATTGGATG ATGTGCTCGATGACTTCAACAAGCCGAAACCGGCCCCCGCCCCCGCCCCTGCCCCTAGCGCTTCATCTCAACCTGCGATTGCGCCAGAAGCCAACGACTTCGACGAAGAAACCTTCATGAAATTGCTTGAGAAAGACATGGCGAACATGATGGGCCACGCTGCCAAGGAGTCCGGGACATCGGACGACAAGGGCTTCGAAGACACCATCAACCAGGGCGCGGACGCCTTCACGAAGCAACTGGAGGAGAGCGGGATTCCGCCCGGTGACTTCATCAAGCAGCTCCTGGCGGATGtgatggctgaagaagagggtggaGATGCCACCGCTAAAGCCGCAGGAGCTGCACCATCTACCGGCAGTGCTGGGTCTTCATCtggtggagctggagctaGGGCGCCGCCGCCTGAGTCGTTTAATGATGCTATCCAGCAGACGATGAACCGTATGAAGGAGTCCGGAGACAAAGCTACGGCGGCAGCGTCAGAAGATGATCCGAACGATCTCATGGCGCAGCTGATGAAGGCCGTTGCACTTAATGTagatggtgaggaggaggacggAGGTTTTATGAATCTAGTTTCTTCGTTGATGGAGCAGTTGTCGAACAAGGAAATGCTGTATGAGCCTATGAAGGAGCTGAATGGGAAGTTTGGGCCCTGGCTGCTGGAGAACAAGGGCAATAAGAAGTTTACCGATGAGGAATGGGAGCGGTTTGAGAAGCAAGCGGCTATTTCGTCGCAGATTGTGGCCAAATTTGAAGAGCCAGGTTACACGGATGAAGATCCTAAGTGTCGCGAGTATGTGTGGcagaagatgcaggag ATGCAAGCTGCCGGAAGTCCGCCGGAAGAACTCGTCGCGAATCCATTTGGGGAGGAAAACACAGGCCCCGGTGGTATGCCGGACTGCCCCCAGCAATAG